The following coding sequences are from one Bradyrhizobium sp. 200 window:
- a CDS encoding adenylate/guanylate cyclase domain-containing protein codes for MTHAGTVDKYIGDAIMAIWNAPADDPDHAANACTAALGLQRANDRLNAEFEREGWPAYRTRLGLHTGEAVVGNIGSEDRMNYTALGATVNLAARLEGLNKNYGTSILVSSALKQRAGSGFCFRSVDRIKPKGFAETFEIYELRGDKVSAGADEREFCRQWEAVYAAICNGPSVAAEAELDLFLAKYPADGVAAYQRSIRKHEAGPLAPSDPAEPVRDVAATKSQ; via the coding sequence ATGACACATGCCGGCACCGTCGATAAATACATCGGCGACGCCATCATGGCGATCTGGAACGCGCCGGCGGACGATCCGGATCACGCGGCCAATGCCTGTACTGCCGCGCTCGGGCTGCAACGCGCCAATGATCGCCTCAATGCCGAGTTCGAGCGGGAAGGGTGGCCGGCGTATCGCACGCGGCTTGGCCTGCATACAGGCGAGGCCGTCGTAGGCAACATCGGATCAGAAGACCGGATGAACTATACCGCGCTCGGCGCGACGGTTAATCTGGCGGCGCGCCTCGAAGGGCTTAACAAGAACTACGGAACCTCGATCCTGGTCAGCTCCGCGCTCAAGCAGCGCGCAGGCTCAGGATTTTGCTTCCGCAGCGTCGACCGGATCAAGCCGAAGGGATTCGCCGAGACGTTTGAGATCTATGAATTGCGGGGCGACAAGGTGTCCGCCGGCGCCGACGAACGCGAATTCTGCCGCCAATGGGAAGCGGTGTATGCTGCGATTTGCAATGGACCTTCAGTTGCTGCAGAAGCCGAACTGGATCTGTTCCTGGCCAAATATCCGGCAGACGGCGTCGCGGCATATCAGCGGTCGATCCGCAAGCATGAAGCCGGCCCTTTGGCGCCCAGCGACCCTGCTGAACCGGTGCGTGATGTGGCCGCAACGAAATCGCAATAA
- a CDS encoding form I ribulose bisphosphate carboxylase large subunit: protein MNMHSMTVRGKDRYKSGVLEYKKMGYWEPDYTPKDTDIIALFRVTPQDGVDPVEASAAVAGESSTATWTVVWTDRLTAAEKYRAKCFRVDPVPNSPGQYFAYIAYDLDLFEPGSIANLSASIIGNVFGFKPLKALRLEDMRLPVAYVKTFQGPATGIVVERERMDKFGRPLLGATVKPKLGLSGRNYGRVVYEALKGGLDFTKDDENINSQPFMHWRERFLYCMEAVNKAQAASGEIKGTYLNVTAGTMEDMYERAEFAKELGSVIIMIDLVIGYTAIQSMAKWARRNDMILHLHRAGHSTYTRQRNHGVSFRVIAKWMRLAGVDHIHAGTVVGKLEGDPATTRGYYDICREDYNPARLEHGVFFDQHWASLNRLMPVASGGIHAGQMHQLLDHLGEDVILQFGGGTIGHPMGIQAGATANRVALEAMILARNEGRDYLHEGPEILAKAAETCTPLKSALEVWKNVTFNYESTDMPDYVPTPSVAM from the coding sequence ATGAACATGCACTCGATGACCGTTCGCGGCAAGGATCGATACAAATCCGGCGTCCTCGAATACAAGAAGATGGGCTATTGGGAGCCCGACTACACGCCCAAGGACACCGACATCATCGCGCTGTTCCGGGTGACGCCGCAGGACGGGGTCGATCCGGTCGAGGCGTCGGCGGCGGTGGCAGGCGAATCCTCGACCGCGACCTGGACCGTGGTGTGGACCGACCGGCTGACGGCCGCGGAGAAATACCGTGCCAAATGCTTTCGCGTCGATCCCGTGCCGAACTCGCCGGGGCAGTATTTTGCCTACATCGCCTACGACCTCGATTTGTTCGAGCCCGGATCGATCGCCAACCTGTCGGCCTCGATCATCGGCAACGTGTTCGGCTTCAAGCCGCTGAAGGCGTTGCGGCTCGAGGACATGCGGTTGCCGGTGGCCTATGTGAAGACGTTCCAGGGGCCGGCGACCGGCATCGTGGTCGAGCGCGAGCGCATGGACAAGTTCGGCCGGCCGCTGCTCGGGGCGACGGTCAAGCCGAAGCTCGGCCTGTCGGGGCGCAACTATGGACGGGTGGTGTATGAGGCGCTGAAGGGCGGGCTCGACTTCACCAAGGATGACGAGAACATCAACTCGCAGCCGTTCATGCACTGGCGCGAGCGTTTCCTGTACTGCATGGAGGCCGTCAACAAGGCGCAGGCCGCGTCCGGCGAGATCAAGGGCACCTATCTCAACGTCACCGCCGGAACCATGGAGGACATGTACGAGCGCGCCGAGTTCGCCAAGGAGCTCGGTTCGGTCATCATCATGATCGACCTAGTGATTGGCTACACCGCGATCCAGTCGATGGCGAAATGGGCGCGGCGCAACGACATGATCCTGCATCTGCACAGGGCGGGGCACTCGACCTATACGCGACAGCGCAATCACGGTGTCTCGTTCCGGGTGATCGCGAAATGGATGCGGCTCGCGGGCGTCGATCACATCCATGCCGGCACCGTGGTCGGCAAGCTCGAAGGCGACCCGGCGACCACGCGGGGCTACTACGATATCTGCCGCGAGGATTACAATCCGGCGCGGCTGGAGCACGGCGTGTTCTTTGACCAGCACTGGGCCAGTCTCAATCGGCTGATGCCGGTGGCGTCCGGCGGCATTCACGCGGGACAGATGCATCAACTGCTCGATCATCTCGGCGAAGACGTGATCCTGCAGTTCGGCGGCGGCACCATCGGTCACCCCATGGGCATCCAGGCCGGCGCGACCGCCAACCGCGTGGCGCTGGAGGCGATGATCCTCGCGCGCAACGAGGGCCGCGACTATTTGCACGAAGGCCCAGAAATCCTTGCCAAGGCGGCCGAGACCTGCACGCCGCTGAAATCGGCGCTCGAGGTCTGGAAGAACGTCACCTTCAACTATGAATCGACCGACATGCCGGACTACGTCCCCACGCCCTCGGTCGCGATGTAA
- a CDS encoding ribulose bisphosphate carboxylase small subunit: MRITQGCFSFLPDLTDEQISRQVQYCLEQGWAVNIEFTDDPHPRNNFWEMWGLPMFDLRDAAGVMMELYQCRKVYGDRYIRLSAFDSSHGWESVRLSFIVNRPKDEPGFRLDRHEVAGRNIRYTTKSYAADHPEGRRYG; encoded by the coding sequence ATGCGCATTACCCAAGGCTGCTTCTCGTTCCTGCCCGATCTCACCGACGAGCAGATTTCCCGCCAGGTCCAGTATTGCCTGGAGCAGGGGTGGGCCGTGAACATCGAATTCACCGACGACCCGCATCCCCGCAACAATTTCTGGGAAATGTGGGGACTGCCGATGTTCGATCTCCGCGACGCCGCCGGCGTCATGATGGAGCTCTATCAATGCCGAAAAGTGTATGGCGACCGTTACATCCGCCTGTCGGCTTTCGATTCCAGTCACGGCTGGGAGTCAGTGCGGCTGTCCTTCATCGTCAACCGGCCGAAGGATGAACCCGGTTTCCGCCTCGATCGGCACGAAGTTGCCGGCCGCAACATCCGCTATACGACCAAATCATACGCCGCCGACCATCCAGAGGGCCGACGCTACGGTTAA
- a CDS encoding LysR family transcriptional regulator, with protein sequence MAGRLLRELTIRQLRALATVQKSRSVTAAAKQLHLTQPAVTLQLRNLQALAGLPLIQRTGDGMLLTDAGREVLALADRIEAAIADCETTLGMMAGKTAGRISIGAVSTAKYFVPFMISGFSKLYPNIDITLSIGNRQEIGAALRGYDLDFAIMGRPPADIDMDVRLIGDHPHVVIAPTAHRLARKSRIALSELAGETFLTREPGSGTRGLMEQLFESAGIRPKIGFAMSSNETIKQAVIAGLGIAFISAHTVATELDERRLTTLDVVGLPVIRQWFALSRKDKVLLPPAQAMLDFLSTKGKQFLPRTYGRLRLTRPSVRAGRR encoded by the coding sequence ATGGCAGGCCGGTTGTTGCGGGAATTGACGATCCGCCAGTTGCGCGCGCTGGCGACGGTTCAGAAAAGCCGGTCGGTCACCGCGGCCGCCAAGCAGCTTCATCTCACCCAGCCCGCGGTCACGCTGCAGCTTCGCAACCTGCAGGCACTGGCCGGACTGCCGCTGATTCAGCGCACCGGCGACGGCATGCTGCTGACCGATGCCGGGCGTGAAGTGCTGGCGCTGGCCGACCGGATCGAGGCTGCGATCGCGGATTGCGAAACCACGCTGGGAATGATGGCAGGCAAAACCGCAGGCCGCATATCGATCGGCGCCGTCAGCACCGCGAAATATTTCGTGCCCTTCATGATTTCAGGGTTTTCCAAGCTGTACCCGAACATCGACATCACGCTCTCGATCGGAAACCGGCAGGAGATCGGCGCGGCGCTACGCGGCTACGATCTCGACTTTGCGATCATGGGCCGCCCGCCGGCGGACATCGACATGGACGTTCGCCTGATCGGCGACCATCCCCACGTCGTCATCGCGCCGACCGCGCATCGCCTGGCGCGAAAATCCCGCATCGCGCTGAGCGAGCTCGCGGGCGAAACTTTCCTGACGCGCGAGCCGGGGTCCGGAACGCGCGGCCTGATGGAGCAACTGTTCGAATCCGCCGGCATTCGCCCCAAGATCGGCTTTGCGATGAGCAGCAACGAGACCATCAAGCAGGCCGTGATTGCCGGCCTCGGCATCGCATTCATTTCCGCGCATACGGTCGCCACCGAACTCGACGAACGGCGGCTAACGACGCTCGACGTCGTTGGCCTTCCCGTGATCCGGCAATGGTTCGCGCTCTCCCGCAAGGACAAGGTCCTGCTGCCGCCGGCGCAGGCGATGCTCGATTTCCTCAGCACCAAGGGCAAGCAATTTCTCCCGCGCACCTATGGCCGCCTGCGTCTCACCCGGCCATCAGTCCGAGCCGGTCGCAGGTAA
- the tkt gene encoding transketolase, whose product MNAPVLSRIASHPDISHAEMANAIRFLAIDAVEKAKSGHPGMPMGMADVATILFSRFLKFDPSDPAWPDRDRFVLSAGHGSMLLYALLHLTGYEGMPLDELRAFRQWGSKTPGHPEYGHTPGVETTTGPLGQGIATAVGMALAERLMNARFGDDCVDHFTYVIAGDGCLMEGISHEAISLAGHLRLNRLIVLFDDNEISIDGATSLSCSDDQPARFQAAGWSSCRIDGHDPDAIAAAIERARSSDRPSLIACRTIIGFGAPNRQGTEKVHGAPLGGEEAAGTRDALNWPHAPFEIPETVLAQWREAGRRGQAARRSWIERTRRLSSDARSPFHDALNRNLPCSYTEAMMRLRDGFVTERSNIATRQASQRVIDAIAEALPNLLGGSADLTHSNLTRAKTQAPVQPGAFAGSYVHYGVREHAMAAAMNGIALHGGFIPYGGTFLSFADYSRPAIRLAALMGIRVIHVMTHDSIGLGEDGPTHQPVEHLASLRAIPNLLVFRPGDAVETAEAWDCALRAQNSPSVLCLSRQAMPTFREAGGEQNLVAYGAYVVVEPEDRRDVTLIATGSEVSIAMHAAELLASVGIRAAVVSVPCFELFRQQSREYRTAVLGRVPRIGVEAAVEGDWARWLGDDGEFVGMTGFGASAPAETLYREFDITADAVAKAALRCIARASMTASYPRRPAHEQ is encoded by the coding sequence ATGAACGCTCCCGTCTTGTCCCGCATTGCCAGCCATCCCGATATCTCACATGCGGAGATGGCCAACGCCATCCGCTTCCTGGCGATCGACGCCGTCGAGAAGGCGAAGTCCGGTCATCCGGGCATGCCGATGGGCATGGCTGATGTCGCCACCATCCTGTTCTCGCGCTTCCTCAAATTCGACCCCTCCGATCCGGCGTGGCCGGACCGGGACCGCTTCGTGTTGTCGGCCGGCCACGGCTCGATGCTGCTGTATGCGCTCCTGCACCTGACGGGCTACGAAGGCATGCCCCTGGATGAGTTGAGGGCCTTTCGGCAGTGGGGATCGAAGACGCCGGGACATCCCGAGTATGGCCATACCCCAGGCGTCGAGACGACCACCGGACCGCTCGGGCAGGGCATCGCCACCGCTGTCGGCATGGCGCTGGCCGAGCGGCTGATGAACGCGCGGTTCGGCGACGACTGCGTCGATCATTTCACCTATGTGATCGCGGGCGATGGCTGCCTGATGGAGGGGATCAGCCATGAGGCGATCTCGCTCGCCGGCCATCTCAGGCTCAACCGCCTGATCGTGCTGTTCGACGATAATGAAATCTCGATCGACGGCGCCACCTCGCTGTCCTGCTCGGACGATCAGCCGGCGCGGTTCCAGGCTGCGGGATGGTCGTCCTGCCGTATCGACGGCCACGATCCCGACGCGATCGCCGCCGCGATCGAGCGGGCGCGCAGCAGCGACCGGCCGTCGCTGATCGCCTGCCGCACCATCATCGGCTTCGGCGCGCCGAACCGTCAGGGGACCGAGAAGGTTCACGGCGCGCCGCTGGGTGGCGAAGAAGCTGCCGGAACGCGCGATGCGCTGAACTGGCCTCATGCGCCGTTCGAAATTCCGGAAACGGTGCTGGCGCAGTGGCGTGAAGCGGGCCGCCGAGGACAAGCCGCTCGCCGGAGTTGGATCGAACGGACCAGGCGTCTCAGTTCCGATGCGCGTTCGCCATTTCACGATGCGCTGAATCGTAATCTGCCATGCAGCTACACGGAGGCGATGATGCGGCTGCGCGATGGTTTCGTGACCGAGCGGTCGAATATCGCCACCCGGCAGGCCTCGCAGCGCGTGATCGATGCCATCGCCGAGGCGTTGCCCAATCTGCTCGGTGGCTCGGCGGATCTGACGCACTCCAACCTGACACGTGCGAAGACGCAAGCGCCGGTACAGCCCGGCGCCTTTGCAGGCAGCTATGTTCATTATGGCGTCCGCGAGCACGCCATGGCGGCGGCAATGAACGGCATTGCGCTGCATGGCGGCTTCATCCCCTATGGCGGCACGTTCTTAAGCTTTGCCGATTACAGCCGACCGGCGATCCGGCTGGCGGCGTTGATGGGTATTCGCGTCATCCATGTGATGACGCACGACTCGATCGGATTGGGCGAGGATGGTCCCACCCATCAGCCGGTCGAGCACCTGGCATCGCTCCGCGCGATCCCCAATCTGCTGGTGTTCCGCCCCGGCGATGCTGTCGAGACGGCGGAAGCCTGGGATTGCGCGCTGCGGGCGCAAAATAGTCCGTCGGTGCTGTGCCTGTCACGGCAGGCGATGCCGACGTTCCGCGAAGCCGGTGGCGAGCAGAATCTGGTCGCGTACGGCGCTTACGTCGTGGTTGAGCCGGAGGACCGCCGCGATGTGACGCTGATCGCAACGGGCTCGGAAGTGTCGATCGCCATGCACGCAGCGGAACTGCTGGCGAGCGTGGGCATCCGCGCCGCTGTTGTCTCGGTGCCGTGCTTCGAGTTGTTCCGCCAGCAATCGCGCGAATACCGGACCGCGGTGCTCGGACGTGTGCCGCGTATCGGCGTCGAAGCCGCGGTCGAGGGCGACTGGGCGCGCTGGCTCGGCGATGATGGCGAATTCGTCGGCATGACCGGCTTTGGCGCCTCCGCACCGGCCGAAACTCTCTATCGCGAATTCGACATCACCGCGGACGCGGTGGCGAAGGCGGCGCTGCGCTGCATCGCCCGCGCAAGCATGACGGCGAGCTACCCACGACGGCCTGCACACGAACAATGA
- a CDS encoding phosphoribulokinase, whose amino-acid sequence MSRAHPIISITGSSGAGTTSVKKTFEQIFRREKVVAAYIEGDAFHRYNRVEMRGKMLEEAERGNKHFSHFSPETNLFEELERVFRDYGESGTGTTRHYVHDDEEAKLYGARPGTFTEWEQLPEGSDLLFYEGLHGAVVTDKVNVAQHADLKIGVVPVINLEWIQKLHRDRSARGYTAEAVTDTILRRMPDYVNYICPQFAETDINFQRVPTVDTSNPFIARWIPTPDESMVVIRLRNPRGIDFPYLLSMIPHSFMSRANSIVIHGAKLDLAMQLILTPLILQLMERKRRTI is encoded by the coding sequence ATGTCGCGGGCTCATCCCATCATATCGATCACGGGTTCGTCGGGTGCCGGCACGACGTCGGTGAAGAAGACGTTCGAACAGATATTCCGCCGGGAAAAAGTGGTTGCGGCCTATATCGAGGGTGACGCCTTCCATCGTTACAATCGCGTCGAGATGCGCGGCAAAATGCTGGAGGAGGCCGAGCGCGGCAACAAGCATTTCAGCCATTTCAGCCCCGAAACCAATCTGTTCGAGGAGCTCGAAAGGGTATTTCGCGACTACGGCGAATCCGGCACCGGAACGACGCGCCACTACGTCCACGACGACGAAGAGGCGAAGCTGTATGGCGCCAGACCAGGCACGTTCACCGAATGGGAGCAACTGCCTGAAGGCTCCGACCTGCTGTTTTACGAAGGCCTGCACGGCGCTGTCGTGACCGACAAGGTCAATGTCGCGCAGCATGCGGATCTCAAGATCGGCGTCGTGCCCGTGATCAACCTGGAATGGATCCAGAAGCTGCACCGCGACCGCAGCGCCCGCGGCTATACCGCGGAGGCGGTGACCGACACCATCCTGCGGCGAATGCCCGACTACGTGAACTACATCTGTCCGCAGTTCGCCGAGACCGACATCAATTTCCAGCGCGTGCCGACCGTCGACACGTCGAATCCGTTCATCGCGCGGTGGATCCCGACGCCGGATGAATCGATGGTGGTGATCCGCCTCAGGAATCCGCGCGGCATCGATTTTCCTTATCTGCTGTCGATGATTCCGCACAGCTTCATGTCGCGCGCCAATTCGATCGTGATCCACGGGGCAAAGCTCGACCTGGCGATGCAGCTCATCCTCACCCCACTGATCCTGCAACTGATGGAACGCAAGAGGCGCACGATATGA
- the cbbX gene encoding CbbX protein: MTDTVSLRDELAAVGIEEILSQLDGELIGLTPVKTRIREIASLLLIERIRRRMNLTTEVPTLHMSFTGNPGTGKTTVALRIASILHRLGFVRRGHVVSVTRDELVGQYIGHTAPKTKEVLKKAMGGVLFIDEAYYLYRPDNERDYGQEAIEILLQVMESQREDLVVILAGYGDRMDKFFASNPGFRSRIAHHIDFPDYSSYELLAIAELMLHDMNYKFSAEAREAFIRYIALRKTQPLFSNARSIRNAIDRMRLRQANRLVADVDRMLTADDIMSLEAADVLASRVFLNSSCGEVDGISRTQKSSETSSRPACKDG, from the coding sequence ATGACAGATACGGTCAGCCTCCGCGACGAGCTTGCAGCCGTCGGCATCGAAGAGATTCTTTCGCAGCTCGATGGTGAGTTGATCGGGCTGACGCCGGTCAAGACCCGCATTCGCGAGATTGCGTCGCTGCTATTGATCGAACGTATCCGCAGGCGCATGAACCTGACGACGGAGGTGCCGACATTGCACATGTCGTTCACCGGCAATCCCGGCACCGGCAAGACCACGGTGGCGCTGCGGATCGCGAGCATTCTCCACAGGCTTGGTTTCGTGCGCCGCGGCCATGTCGTCTCGGTCACCCGCGATGAGCTGGTGGGGCAATATATCGGCCACACCGCTCCCAAAACCAAGGAGGTCCTGAAGAAGGCGATGGGCGGCGTGCTGTTCATCGATGAGGCCTACTACCTGTATCGGCCGGACAATGAACGCGACTATGGCCAGGAGGCGATCGAGATCCTGCTCCAGGTGATGGAATCGCAGCGGGAGGATCTGGTGGTGATCCTCGCCGGCTATGGCGACCGCATGGACAAGTTCTTTGCCTCAAATCCGGGCTTTCGGTCCCGCATCGCCCATCACATCGATTTTCCGGATTATTCCAGCTATGAGCTGCTTGCCATCGCCGAGCTGATGCTGCACGACATGAACTACAAATTCAGCGCCGAGGCACGCGAGGCGTTCATTCGATACATCGCGCTGCGCAAGACCCAGCCGCTGTTCTCCAATGCGCGTTCCATTCGAAACGCGATCGACCGCATGCGGTTGCGCCAGGCCAATCGTCTTGTCGCCGATGTCGACCGCATGCTGACGGCCGACGATATCATGTCGCTGGAGGCGGCGGATGTGCTGGCCAGCCGAGTGTTCTTGAACAGCTCGTGCGGTGAAGTCGACGGAATTTCCCGGACTCAAAAGTCCTCAGAGACTTCGTCTCGGCCTGCTTGCAAGGACGGATAA
- the fba gene encoding class II fructose-bisphosphate aldolase (catalyzes the reversible aldol condensation of dihydroxyacetonephosphate and glyceraldehyde 3-phosphate in the Calvin cycle, glycolysis, and/or gluconeogenesis), whose product MARITLRQLLDHAAERGYGVPAFNINNMEQGLAIMEAASAVDAPVIIQASRGARSYANDIMLARMIDALEEMYPQIPLCLHQDHGNEESTCATALQHGFTSVMMDGSLQADAKTPASYEYNVDITRRVVDMAHWIGASVEGELGVLGSLEHGGGEQEDGHGVEGEVSHDQLLTDPDQAVDFVRATRVDALAIAMGTSHGAYKFSRKPDGDILAMRVVEEIHHRLPNTHLVMHGSSSVPQPLQDAFNRFGGEMPQTWGVPVEEIVRGIKHGVRKVNIDTDCRLAMTAAFRKVATQARGEFDPRKFLKPAMDGLRDLCRERFEQFGTAGHASQIKVVPLAEMAKRYRSGALDPRTGGIADAAE is encoded by the coding sequence ATGGCAAGAATCACACTGAGGCAATTGCTGGATCATGCCGCCGAGCGCGGCTATGGCGTGCCGGCGTTCAACATCAACAATATGGAACAGGGCCTTGCGATCATGGAGGCCGCGTCTGCCGTCGATGCGCCCGTCATCATCCAGGCCTCGCGGGGCGCGCGCTCCTACGCCAACGATATCATGCTGGCGAGGATGATCGATGCGCTGGAAGAGATGTATCCGCAGATCCCGCTCTGCCTGCACCAGGATCACGGCAACGAGGAATCGACCTGTGCCACTGCCCTGCAGCACGGCTTCACATCCGTGATGATGGACGGCTCGCTGCAGGCCGACGCCAAGACCCCGGCGAGCTACGAATACAACGTCGACATCACCCGCCGCGTGGTCGACATGGCGCACTGGATCGGCGCCTCGGTCGAGGGTGAGCTGGGCGTACTCGGTTCGCTGGAGCATGGCGGCGGCGAGCAGGAGGATGGCCATGGCGTCGAAGGCGAGGTCAGCCACGACCAACTGCTGACCGATCCCGACCAGGCGGTCGACTTCGTTCGCGCCACCAGGGTCGACGCGCTGGCGATTGCGATGGGGACTTCGCACGGCGCCTACAAATTCTCGCGCAAGCCTGATGGCGATATCCTCGCCATGCGGGTGGTCGAGGAAATTCACCACCGGCTACCCAATACGCATCTGGTGATGCACGGCTCATCCTCGGTGCCGCAGCCGTTGCAGGATGCATTCAACCGATTCGGCGGCGAGATGCCGCAGACCTGGGGCGTGCCGGTCGAGGAGATCGTCCGCGGCATCAAGCATGGTGTCCGCAAGGTCAATATCGACACCGACTGCCGGCTGGCGATGACCGCGGCGTTCCGCAAGGTCGCAACACAGGCGCGAGGTGAATTCGATCCGCGCAAATTTTTGAAACCGGCGATGGATGGTTTGCGCGATCTCTGCCGGGAGCGCTTCGAGCAATTCGGCACGGCCGGCCACGCCTCGCAGATCAAGGTCGTTCCGCTGGCCGAGATGGCAAAGCGCTACCGCTCGGGCGCCCTCGATCCGCGCACAGGAGGAATAGCCGATGCCGCCGAATGA
- a CDS encoding class 1 fructose-bisphosphatase: MDERLTLRSHLDQSASQTPHGAALGDVIKAIAAAAIELAALIADGPLVGIIGQDGDVNPDGDRQKDIDVAADAVIRRALRDTAVAAVLSEEAVLPETLRPTAPFCVAIDPLDGSANLENNISVGTIFSVRPRGNDVLSTFFEPGTAQCAAGFIVYGPQTTLVLALNARVDIFILDRRAREFLLIRPAAQIARNTPEFAINASNRRHWHGPVRTYIDECLAGTNGGGEADFNMRWIGSLVAESLRILVRGGVFLYPADARPSYREGRLRLLYEAHPMALVMEWAGGAASTGRRRILEVAARTLHQRVPLIMGSVLGVRDVAAIHERTEPMFDNSDAPLFARRGLFL, encoded by the coding sequence ATGGACGAGCGCCTGACGCTGCGTTCACATCTCGATCAGTCCGCGTCGCAGACGCCGCATGGCGCTGCACTTGGCGACGTGATCAAGGCCATTGCCGCCGCTGCCATCGAACTTGCCGCGCTGATCGCGGATGGTCCGCTCGTCGGCATTATCGGACAGGACGGCGACGTCAATCCCGACGGCGATCGGCAAAAGGATATCGATGTCGCAGCCGACGCCGTGATACGGCGCGCCTTGCGCGATACCGCGGTGGCGGCTGTCCTTTCCGAGGAGGCGGTGCTGCCGGAAACCCTGCGTCCCACGGCGCCATTCTGCGTGGCGATCGATCCGCTCGACGGCTCGGCCAATCTCGAAAACAACATCTCCGTCGGCACCATCTTTTCGGTCCGTCCCAGGGGCAACGACGTTCTTTCCACCTTCTTTGAGCCGGGCACGGCGCAGTGCGCCGCGGGCTTCATCGTTTACGGCCCGCAAACGACGCTCGTTCTCGCCCTCAACGCGCGCGTCGATATCTTCATTCTCGACCGGCGCGCGCGGGAATTCCTGTTGATCCGTCCGGCCGCGCAGATCGCGCGCAATACGCCGGAATTCGCCATCAACGCCTCCAACCGGCGCCACTGGCACGGTCCGGTGCGAACCTATATCGACGAATGCCTGGCCGGCACCAATGGCGGCGGCGAGGCGGATTTCAACATGCGCTGGATCGGTTCGCTGGTTGCGGAATCGCTTCGCATCCTGGTGCGCGGCGGCGTGTTCCTTTATCCGGCCGATGCCCGCCCCAGCTATCGCGAGGGGAGGCTTCGTCTGCTGTACGAGGCGCATCCAATGGCGCTCGTCATGGAATGGGCGGGCGGCGCGGCGTCGACCGGGCGCCGGCGAATTCTGGAAGTGGCCGCCAGAACGCTGCATCAGCGGGTACCGCTGATCATGGGCTCCGTGCTTGGCGTGCGCGACGTCGCGGCCATCCACGAGAGGACCGAGCCGATGTTCGACAATAGCGACGCGCCGCTGTTTGCGCGGCGCGGCCTGTTCCTCTGA